One window from the genome of Babylonia areolata isolate BAREFJ2019XMU chromosome 13, ASM4173473v1, whole genome shotgun sequence encodes:
- the LOC143288971 gene encoding uncharacterized protein LOC143288971 isoform X2, whose protein sequence is MSHRTFEKDRPGKLFVGGLAEDIDEKTLEREFSKFGRITEAMVIRDKVRQVSRGFGFVTYENPMDAEEAVKHMDGKEIHGKKLHVEDAVRGGILNSHDSGRFSRDGGFRDDGFRGRPRGGPPRGGRGGGRGGFPPRDGPPRGGGGGYGGRGEGFSRGRGRGGMMSRFEGRSSPPPMRRDDSPPRSGLMSRPLSSRGRNGFDSGRGRPLSSFESRRDDRYDSGFSERGPPPRSRDPYGSPPRDTGRGGGLLDSRLGPSRGSRDYPPSSRDYPPSRDYPSQRDYSPDRGADRDSYGQSRSEDRGDGYSRGAAGRGDYMTSRSDMRDSPRDSYPPRGGDGYSSMSSRDYREPLSSRGGDRFERDYDSGSSSMRFSRDLDSRGPPRSDSYMSRDSGPPSRSYGGSSSMSGSRGPPPFSSSRGPYPTGGSDRRSSGDRDSFSAGTRRPSGPPPSRGGPPPSKRPRSDGPSSRPPPPSFRR, encoded by the exons ATGTCTCACAGAACGTTTGAGAAAGACAGGCCAGGAAAGCTGTTTGTGGGTGGGCTGGCTGAAGACATTgatgagaagacacttgaaagaGAATTTTCAAAGTTTGGAAGAATCACAGAAG CTATGGTGATCCGTGACAAAGTGAGACAAGTGTCGAGAGGCTTTGGCTTTGTGACCTATGAGAACCCTATGGATGCAGAAGAAGCTGTTAAACACATGGATGGCAAG GAGATCCATGGCAAGAAGCTGCATGTGGAGGACGCGGTCAGGGGGGGCATCCTCAACAGCCATGACTCGGGCAGGTTCAGTCGTGACGGTGGCTTCAGGGATGACGGGTTCCGTGGCCGACCCCGAGGAGGGCCCCCTAGGGGGGGCCGTGGAGGAGGGCGTGGAGGGTTCCCCCCCAGGGATGGCCCTccccgtgggggtgggggaggctatGGAGGACGTGGGGAAGGTTTCTCCCGAGGACGGGGCCGAGGTGGAATGATGTCCCGATTTGA aggtcggtcctcgcccccacccatgCGCAGGGATGACTCGCCCCCCAGGTCAGGCCTCATGTCCAGGCCCCTGTCCAGCCGTGGACGCAACGGCTTTGACTCTGGTCGTGGCCGCCCCTTGTCCAGCTTTGAGA GTCGGAGAGATGACCGGTACGACTCTGGTTTCTCGGAGCGTggtccccctccccgctcccgtGACCCGTATGGCTCCCCTCCCCGTGACACTGGCCGGGGTGGTGGCTTGCTAGATAG TCGTCTGGGTCCCAGCAGAGGGTCGCGGGACTACCCGCCCAGTTCCCGAGACTACCCCCCGAGTCGGGACTACCCCAGCCAGAGAGATTACAGCCCAGATCGTGGCGCAGACAg AGACAGCTACGGACAGTCGCGCAGTGAAGACCGCGGGGACGGCTACAGCCGTGGAGCGGCGGGCCGAGGGGACTACATGACCTCGCGCAGCGACATGAGGGACTCGCCGCGGGATTCCTACCCACCTCGCGGGGGCGACGGTTACTCCTCCATGTCCTCCAGGGATTACCGCGAGCCCTTGAGCAGCCGGGGCGGTGACCGCTTTGAAAG GGACTATGACAGTGGTTCCAGCAGCATGAGGTTTTCCCGTGACCTGGACAGCCGTGGTCCCCCTCGCAGTGACAGCTACATGTCCAGGG aCTCAGGTCCACCAAGCAGAAGCTATGGGGGCAGCAGCAGCATGAGTG GTTCCAGAGGACCCCCGCCCTTTTCCTCATCGCGTGGCCCGTACCCGACAGGGGGCTCTGACCGCCGCAGCAGTGGAGACCGGGACAGTTTCTCTGCAGGCACCCGTAGACCTTCgggcccccctccctccagggGCGGCCCTCCCCCCTCTAAACGCCCTCGCTCTGATGGGCCCTCcagtcgccccccacccccttccttcaggCGCTGA
- the LOC143288971 gene encoding uncharacterized protein LOC143288971 isoform X1 codes for MSHRTFEKDRPGKLFVGGLAEDIDEKTLEREFSKFGRITEAMVIRDKVRQVSRGFGFVTYENPMDAEEAVKHMDGKEIHGKKLHVEDAVRGGILNSHDSGRFSRDGGFRDDGFRGRPRGGPPRGGRGGGRGGFPPRDGPPRGGGGGYGGRGEGFSRGRGRGGMMSRFEGRSSPPPMRRDDSPPRSGLMSRPLSSRGRNGFDSGRGRPLSSFESRRDDRYDSGFSERGPPPRSRDPYGSPPRDTGRGGGLLDSRLGPSRGSRDYPPSSRDYPPSRDYPSQRDYSPDRGADRYSYRDSYGQSRSEDRGDGYSRGAAGRGDYMTSRSDMRDSPRDSYPPRGGDGYSSMSSRDYREPLSSRGGDRFERDYDSGSSSMRFSRDLDSRGPPRSDSYMSRDSGPPSRSYGGSSSMSGSRGPPPFSSSRGPYPTGGSDRRSSGDRDSFSAGTRRPSGPPPSRGGPPPSKRPRSDGPSSRPPPPSFRR; via the exons ATGTCTCACAGAACGTTTGAGAAAGACAGGCCAGGAAAGCTGTTTGTGGGTGGGCTGGCTGAAGACATTgatgagaagacacttgaaagaGAATTTTCAAAGTTTGGAAGAATCACAGAAG CTATGGTGATCCGTGACAAAGTGAGACAAGTGTCGAGAGGCTTTGGCTTTGTGACCTATGAGAACCCTATGGATGCAGAAGAAGCTGTTAAACACATGGATGGCAAG GAGATCCATGGCAAGAAGCTGCATGTGGAGGACGCGGTCAGGGGGGGCATCCTCAACAGCCATGACTCGGGCAGGTTCAGTCGTGACGGTGGCTTCAGGGATGACGGGTTCCGTGGCCGACCCCGAGGAGGGCCCCCTAGGGGGGGCCGTGGAGGAGGGCGTGGAGGGTTCCCCCCCAGGGATGGCCCTccccgtgggggtgggggaggctatGGAGGACGTGGGGAAGGTTTCTCCCGAGGACGGGGCCGAGGTGGAATGATGTCCCGATTTGA aggtcggtcctcgcccccacccatgCGCAGGGATGACTCGCCCCCCAGGTCAGGCCTCATGTCCAGGCCCCTGTCCAGCCGTGGACGCAACGGCTTTGACTCTGGTCGTGGCCGCCCCTTGTCCAGCTTTGAGA GTCGGAGAGATGACCGGTACGACTCTGGTTTCTCGGAGCGTggtccccctccccgctcccgtGACCCGTATGGCTCCCCTCCCCGTGACACTGGCCGGGGTGGTGGCTTGCTAGATAG TCGTCTGGGTCCCAGCAGAGGGTCGCGGGACTACCCGCCCAGTTCCCGAGACTACCCCCCGAGTCGGGACTACCCCAGCCAGAGAGATTACAGCCCAGATCGTGGCGCAGACAg ATATTCCTACAGAGACAGCTACGGACAGTCGCGCAGTGAAGACCGCGGGGACGGCTACAGCCGTGGAGCGGCGGGCCGAGGGGACTACATGACCTCGCGCAGCGACATGAGGGACTCGCCGCGGGATTCCTACCCACCTCGCGGGGGCGACGGTTACTCCTCCATGTCCTCCAGGGATTACCGCGAGCCCTTGAGCAGCCGGGGCGGTGACCGCTTTGAAAG GGACTATGACAGTGGTTCCAGCAGCATGAGGTTTTCCCGTGACCTGGACAGCCGTGGTCCCCCTCGCAGTGACAGCTACATGTCCAGGG aCTCAGGTCCACCAAGCAGAAGCTATGGGGGCAGCAGCAGCATGAGTG GTTCCAGAGGACCCCCGCCCTTTTCCTCATCGCGTGGCCCGTACCCGACAGGGGGCTCTGACCGCCGCAGCAGTGGAGACCGGGACAGTTTCTCTGCAGGCACCCGTAGACCTTCgggcccccctccctccagggGCGGCCCTCCCCCCTCTAAACGCCCTCGCTCTGATGGGCCCTCcagtcgccccccacccccttccttcaggCGCTGA
- the LOC143288971 gene encoding uncharacterized protein LOC143288971 isoform X3, translating into MSHRTFEKDRPGKLFVGGLAEDIDEKTLEREFSKFGRITEAMVIRDKVRQVSRGFGFVTYENPMDAEEAVKHMDGKEIHGKKLHVEDAVRGGILNSHDSGRFSRDGGFRDDGFRGRPRGGPPRGGRGGGRGGFPPRDGPPRGGGGGYGGRGEGFSRGRGRGGMMSRFEGRSSPPPMRRDDSPPRSGLMSRPLSSRGRNGFDSGRGRPLSSFESRRDDRYDSGFSERGPPPRSRDPYGSPPRDTGRGGGLLDSRLGPSRGSRDYPPSSRDYPPSRDYPSQRDYSPDRGADRYSYRDSYGQSRSEDRGDGYSRGAAGRGDYMTSRSDMRDSPRDSYPPRGGDGYSSMSSRDYREPLSSRGGDRFESGSSSMRFSRDLDSRGPPRSDSYMSRDSGPPSRSYGGSSSMSGSRGPPPFSSSRGPYPTGGSDRRSSGDRDSFSAGTRRPSGPPPSRGGPPPSKRPRSDGPSSRPPPPSFRR; encoded by the exons ATGTCTCACAGAACGTTTGAGAAAGACAGGCCAGGAAAGCTGTTTGTGGGTGGGCTGGCTGAAGACATTgatgagaagacacttgaaagaGAATTTTCAAAGTTTGGAAGAATCACAGAAG CTATGGTGATCCGTGACAAAGTGAGACAAGTGTCGAGAGGCTTTGGCTTTGTGACCTATGAGAACCCTATGGATGCAGAAGAAGCTGTTAAACACATGGATGGCAAG GAGATCCATGGCAAGAAGCTGCATGTGGAGGACGCGGTCAGGGGGGGCATCCTCAACAGCCATGACTCGGGCAGGTTCAGTCGTGACGGTGGCTTCAGGGATGACGGGTTCCGTGGCCGACCCCGAGGAGGGCCCCCTAGGGGGGGCCGTGGAGGAGGGCGTGGAGGGTTCCCCCCCAGGGATGGCCCTccccgtgggggtgggggaggctatGGAGGACGTGGGGAAGGTTTCTCCCGAGGACGGGGCCGAGGTGGAATGATGTCCCGATTTGA aggtcggtcctcgcccccacccatgCGCAGGGATGACTCGCCCCCCAGGTCAGGCCTCATGTCCAGGCCCCTGTCCAGCCGTGGACGCAACGGCTTTGACTCTGGTCGTGGCCGCCCCTTGTCCAGCTTTGAGA GTCGGAGAGATGACCGGTACGACTCTGGTTTCTCGGAGCGTggtccccctccccgctcccgtGACCCGTATGGCTCCCCTCCCCGTGACACTGGCCGGGGTGGTGGCTTGCTAGATAG TCGTCTGGGTCCCAGCAGAGGGTCGCGGGACTACCCGCCCAGTTCCCGAGACTACCCCCCGAGTCGGGACTACCCCAGCCAGAGAGATTACAGCCCAGATCGTGGCGCAGACAg ATATTCCTACAGAGACAGCTACGGACAGTCGCGCAGTGAAGACCGCGGGGACGGCTACAGCCGTGGAGCGGCGGGCCGAGGGGACTACATGACCTCGCGCAGCGACATGAGGGACTCGCCGCGGGATTCCTACCCACCTCGCGGGGGCGACGGTTACTCCTCCATGTCCTCCAGGGATTACCGCGAGCCCTTGAGCAGCCGGGGCGGTGACCGCTTTGAAAG TGGTTCCAGCAGCATGAGGTTTTCCCGTGACCTGGACAGCCGTGGTCCCCCTCGCAGTGACAGCTACATGTCCAGGG aCTCAGGTCCACCAAGCAGAAGCTATGGGGGCAGCAGCAGCATGAGTG GTTCCAGAGGACCCCCGCCCTTTTCCTCATCGCGTGGCCCGTACCCGACAGGGGGCTCTGACCGCCGCAGCAGTGGAGACCGGGACAGTTTCTCTGCAGGCACCCGTAGACCTTCgggcccccctccctccagggGCGGCCCTCCCCCCTCTAAACGCCCTCGCTCTGATGGGCCCTCcagtcgccccccacccccttccttcaggCGCTGA